In Helianthus annuus cultivar XRQ/B chromosome 9, HanXRQr2.0-SUNRISE, whole genome shotgun sequence, the following are encoded in one genomic region:
- the LOC110864712 gene encoding palmitoyl-monogalactosyldiacylglycerol delta-7 desaturase, chloroplastic — MRNLLFSVSESDGGNQSDHRKIPFSDVVVTGTRNQWERKWRPIDIQVASWVFFVHLLSLFAPFTFSWDAFRVAFIGYLLTGLVGITLSYHRLLAHHSLKLPKWLEYTCVYFGVHAAQRDPIFWVSMHRYHHQFVDSEKDTHSPINGFWFSHMGWLFDSGYILEKYQERKNVEDLKKQWFYMFIRKTYMWHIIGCGALLYVWGGFPYLVWGLGVRIVWVYHLTFLVNSACHIWGYQAWNTGDLSKNNWWVAVLTFGEGWHNNHHAFEFSARHGIEWWQIDISWYIIRLLEAIGLATNVKVPTEAHKLKRSFNTYDNALK, encoded by the exons ATGAGGAACTTATTGTTCTCAGTCTCCGAATCCGACGGTGGAAACCAATCTGATCACCGGAAAATACCATTTTCCGATGTGGTCGTCACAGGCACTAGAAACCAATGGGAAAGAAAATGGCGACCCATAGACATCCAAGTGGCGTCATGGGTATTTTTTGTTCATTTGCTTTCACTTTTTGCACCATTTACGTTCTCCTGGGATGCTTTCCGGGTGGCGTTTATCGGTTATTTGCTAACCGGACTTGTGGGCATAACCCTCTCCTATCACCGGCTTCTGGCCCATCATAGCCTCAAACTTCCCAAATGGCTCGAGTATACGTGTGTTTATTTTGGAGTCCATGCCGCACAG AGAGATCCGATATTCTGGGTCAGCATGCATCGATATCATCATCAGTTTGTCGACTCAGAAAAAGATACGCACTCACCCATCAATGGTTTTTGGTTTAGTCATATGGGTTGGCTTTTTGACAGCGGATATATTCTTGAAAAG TATCAGGAGCGGAAAAATGTGGAAGATTTAAAAAAACAATGGTTCTATATGTTTATTAGAAAAACCTACATGTGGCATATCATTGGGTGCGGGGCTCTCTTATATGTCTGGGGTGGATTCCCTTACCTAGTTTGGGGCTTG gGCGTTAGGATTGTATGGGTTTACCACCTCACTTTTTTGGTCAATTCCGCTTGTCACATTTGGGGATACCAAGCATGGAACACCGGTGACCTCTCCAAGAACAACTG GTGGGTAGCGGTGCTTACTTTTGGAGAAGGGTGGCATAACAATCACCACGCATTTGAGTTCTCAGCTCGACATGGAATAGAATGGTGGCAGATCGACATTTCTTGGTACATTATAAGGCTTCTTGAAGCCATTGGATTGGCCACCAACGTCAAAGTGCCAACTGAGGCTCACAAGCTTAAAAGATCATTCAACACTTACGATAATGCGCTCAAATGA
- the LOC118482279 gene encoding squamosa promoter-binding-like protein 15: MGHSSDRDVEAVSGKSRKMSKIINNFNAIYNQIYTCPPSGSNESDILNLVIAKWDSQNPKPFPHFRAWNVVRKEQKWTRIPTEVATAKRTKTSESGSYSAGGSTARCQIDINDEPEDDEDVLPIHEAERPTGRDKAKKEAARKRKGAGSGGGGGSGGGGGSGGGGGSKASTKMDELINEFRSFKEFAGRKIHSQENRVGRPSSSGGF, encoded by the coding sequence ATGGGGCATAGCTCGGATCGTGATGTAGAAGCCGTCTCGGGCAAGTCGCGTAAAATGAGCAAGATCATCAATAACTTTAACGCAATTTATAACCAAATTTACACTTGTCCTCCTAGCGGGAGTAACGAGTCGGACATTCTTAACCTTGTTATCGCTAAGTGGGACTCTCAAAATCCAAAGCCTTTCCCGCACTTCCGAGCATGGAACGTAGTAAGGAAAGAACAAAAATGGACGCGGATTCCAACTGAGGTAGCAACCGCCAAACGGACTAAAACTTCCGAGTCCGGAAGTTATAGTGCGGGAGGCTCCACCGCTCGTTGTCAAATCGACATAAACGACGAACCGGAAGATGACGAGGACGTGTTGCCCATTCACGAGGCGGAACGTCCCACCGGGAGGGACAAAGCAAAAAAAGAGGCGGCCAGAAAGCGCAAAGGGGCCGGCTCGGGTGGAGGGGGCGGCTCGGGTGGAGGGGGCGGCTCGGGTGGAGGGGGCGGCTCGAAGGCATCAACGAAAATGGACGAGTTGATAAACGAATTCCGTTCGTTCAAAGAGTTCGCGGGCCGAAAAATACACTCACAAGAAAACCGTGTCGGCCGACCAAGCTCGAGCGGAGGATTTTAG